The Verrucomicrobiia bacterium genome window below encodes:
- a CDS encoding response regulator: MAAFDTLTAEPSAPKVAGKPTLLIVDDEPGPRESLRIVFKDRYQCVMATCGREGIEYARTHVVDAAILDIKMPDLSGVDVLRELKEIDPDTECVMLTGYETIETARAAVRFGAADYLNKPFDVFSVREVLDKCMKRRQGKLAAEENVRTLEQTNEDLGRELAQLNRAVEAGVLSAGVVHEMNNPLAIIAGYTDLLGRDLAALGMADQETAQHVRQRLASIQREIDRCKDIARRFLNFSRSPQESQEVIGARRLLEDAAALIKAHPANHGTEITFATGDPDPQLKVNPAEILQVLINLGVNALHAMSGGGTLQLSAMQASSLPSVWAFRSETFDPQKPMVRMSVADSGCGIEPENIGKIFQPYFTSKKEGTGLGLAITCELVARYGGAIDVRSTVSHGTTFSVYLPLPA, from the coding sequence ATGGCTGCATTTGACACACTCACCGCGGAACCGTCAGCACCCAAGGTGGCGGGGAAGCCGACGTTGCTCATCGTGGATGACGAGCCAGGCCCCCGCGAATCACTGCGGATTGTCTTCAAAGATCGCTACCAGTGCGTCATGGCCACCTGTGGCCGTGAGGGTATCGAGTATGCGCGCACGCACGTCGTGGATGCCGCCATTCTTGACATCAAGATGCCGGACCTGAGCGGCGTGGATGTGCTGCGTGAGTTGAAAGAAATCGATCCTGACACCGAATGCGTGATGCTCACGGGTTACGAGACCATCGAGACCGCACGCGCGGCCGTGCGCTTCGGTGCGGCCGATTACCTGAACAAGCCCTTCGACGTGTTCTCCGTCCGCGAAGTGCTCGACAAGTGCATGAAGCGCCGCCAGGGTAAGCTCGCCGCGGAAGAAAATGTCCGCACGCTGGAACAGACAAATGAAGACCTCGGGCGTGAGTTGGCGCAGCTCAATCGGGCGGTGGAAGCGGGCGTGCTCTCCGCCGGCGTCGTGCATGAGATGAACAACCCGTTGGCGATCATTGCGGGATACACCGATCTGCTCGGCCGTGACCTTGCGGCACTTGGCATGGCCGACCAGGAGACCGCGCAGCATGTGCGGCAGCGGCTGGCCTCGATTCAACGCGAGATCGACCGCTGCAAGGACATTGCCCGCCGCTTTTTGAATTTCTCGCGAAGCCCCCAGGAGTCCCAGGAGGTCATCGGCGCGCGCCGGTTACTGGAAGACGCAGCGGCGTTGATCAAGGCGCATCCGGCCAACCACGGCACCGAAATCACGTTCGCCACCGGTGACCCGGATCCACAACTCAAGGTGAATCCCGCGGAAATCCTGCAGGTGCTTATCAATCTCGGCGTGAATGCCCTGCACGCGATGAGCGGGGGTGGGACGCTTCAGTTGTCCGCGATGCAAGCTTCGTCCCTGCCCTCCGTGTGGGCCTTCCGTTCGGAAACCTTCGATCCGCAGAAGCCGATGGTCAGGATGTCCGTGGCGGACAGCGGTTGCGGCATCGAGCCCGAGAACATCGGCAAGATTTTTCAGCCCTACTTCACGAGCAAAAAGGAAGGGACCGGGCTCGGCCTGGCCATCACCTGCGAGCTTGTCGCCCGTTACGGCGGCGCGATCGACGTGCGCAGCACCGTCTCTCACGGCACCACGTTCAGCGTCTACTTGCCGCTTCCGGCCTGA
- a CDS encoding sigma-54 dependent transcriptional regulator produces the protein MSKARILVIDDEESPRESMRFILKDRYDVTLTESGSSGLEALGKSGPFDVVLLDMKMPQMDGLEVLSKILQFAPTMPVVMVTAITEAKPAVQAMKMGAADYLNKPFDVDEIRLVVDRILKEKALEREVGRLRTELQVVSKFENIVGNGAAMQKVYGLIQRVVDTDTSILVLGETGTGKELVARALHYNSVRRDGPFIPVHCAAIPSELLESELFGHEKGSFTGALQRRIGMFEAAGGGTLFLDEIGEMPLGTQSKLLRALQEREIRRVGGAETISINVRLVCATNRDLEQEVKKGTFREDLYYRINVVPIVIPSLRERQDDIPQLTLHFAQRFAKELNREVPQFTPSAMDLLLSYPWPGNVRELEHAIERLLVTCDSNKIVAEDLPFVISQADAATAQVASRLAASMPSGHLGEKLEFEAGGLDLPKITEDLERRAIEEALRRTGGVITEAARALHITRRMLRYKMDKLAITSGRAEDGEAEPEESDESAAATDVT, from the coding sequence ATGTCGAAAGCAAGAATTCTGGTTATTGACGATGAAGAGAGTCCGCGCGAGTCGATGCGGTTTATTCTGAAGGACCGCTACGATGTGACGCTGACGGAGAGCGGTTCCAGCGGTTTGGAGGCGCTGGGAAAGAGTGGGCCGTTTGACGTGGTGCTGCTCGACATGAAGATGCCGCAGATGGACGGTCTCGAAGTGCTTTCCAAGATCCTGCAGTTCGCCCCAACCATGCCGGTCGTGATGGTCACGGCCATCACGGAAGCCAAGCCCGCTGTGCAGGCGATGAAAATGGGCGCGGCCGATTACCTGAATAAACCGTTTGATGTGGATGAGATTCGCCTTGTCGTCGATCGCATCCTCAAGGAGAAGGCGCTCGAACGCGAAGTCGGCCGTCTGCGCACGGAACTGCAGGTCGTCAGCAAGTTCGAGAATATCGTGGGCAATGGCGCCGCGATGCAAAAAGTGTATGGACTGATCCAACGCGTGGTGGACACGGACACGTCGATCCTGGTGCTCGGCGAAACGGGCACAGGCAAGGAGTTGGTCGCCCGGGCGCTGCATTACAACAGCGTGCGCCGGGACGGGCCGTTCATTCCCGTGCACTGCGCGGCGATCCCCAGCGAATTGTTGGAAAGCGAATTGTTCGGCCATGAAAAAGGCTCCTTCACCGGCGCGTTGCAGCGGCGCATCGGCATGTTTGAGGCGGCCGGGGGCGGGACCCTGTTCCTCGATGAAATTGGCGAAATGCCGCTGGGCACGCAGAGCAAGCTCCTCCGCGCCCTTCAGGAGCGTGAGATCCGTCGCGTGGGCGGGGCCGAAACAATCAGCATTAATGTGCGGCTGGTCTGCGCGACGAATCGCGACCTGGAGCAGGAGGTCAAGAAGGGAACATTTCGCGAGGATCTTTACTATCGCATCAACGTTGTCCCCATTGTGATTCCCTCGTTGCGCGAGCGTCAGGATGACATTCCCCAGTTGACGTTGCATTTCGCGCAGCGCTTCGCCAAGGAGTTAAATCGCGAAGTACCGCAGTTCACGCCGTCGGCGATGGATTTGTTGCTTTCCTATCCGTGGCCCGGCAACGTGCGCGAATTGGAGCACGCGATTGAGCGGCTGCTGGTCACGTGCGATTCCAATAAAATTGTCGCGGAAGACCTGCCGTTTGTGATTTCACAAGCGGACGCGGCGACGGCGCAGGTGGCTTCGCGACTGGCGGCCAGCATGCCGAGCGGCCATCTCGGCGAGAAGCTAGAATTTGAAGCCGGCGGGCTTGATCTGCCGAAGATCACCGAGGACCTTGAACGACGCGCGATTGAGGAGGCGTTGCGGCGCACAGGCGGCGTAATCACGGAAGCGGCGCGCGCACTCCATATCACGCGACGGATGCTCCGCTATAAGATGGACAAACTCGCGATCACATCGGGCCGCGCAGAGGACGGGGAGGCGGAACCCGAGGAGTCCGACGAGAGCGCGGCGGCAACGGACGTAACGTAG
- a CDS encoding outer membrane protein transport protein, with amino-acid sequence MKKLMQMMVCATVLVAIGAFAVPPVFGLGFDNPDQDARATGQGEAFVAQADDASAIYYNPAGLTQLHGTEITSGMMASFPDSRLDGGGPGTEMNTMAFIPHLYASTDFGMTESPWRFGIGFNVPFGNVADYPKTGPFRYEITTASLAVYDIQPTVAFQVNEHLSLGAGVNVYLGDTRLNRQVSFSPFPDGHIHFGAKGDAVGASAGLLWKITPQHSIGLLYRSPFNIDFNGNGKLVTPLGNQQKPANTTIEFPQFVKGGYAFRPVPQLKLEADVEWINWDTLNTLTLHAPGAAFNGTTIPFNWKDSWYYEFGTEYEINEHWTVRGGYIFSVNTVPNSTFSPTVPDSNRHVFSLGGGYSTARYSIDLVYQYSLSVDRTVNNGTVADGTWKSDNHAVMVTTSLKF; translated from the coding sequence ATGAAAAAGCTCATGCAAATGATGGTCTGCGCAACGGTACTCGTAGCGATTGGTGCTTTCGCCGTCCCCCCGGTATTCGGGCTTGGCTTCGACAACCCGGACCAGGATGCGCGGGCCACGGGGCAGGGCGAAGCTTTCGTCGCCCAGGCGGACGACGCATCGGCGATCTATTACAATCCGGCAGGCCTGACACAGCTACACGGCACGGAAATCACGTCCGGGATGATGGCGTCGTTCCCCGACTCTCGCCTGGATGGAGGAGGACCGGGCACCGAGATGAACACGATGGCCTTTATCCCGCATCTCTATGCGTCGACGGACTTCGGGATGACGGAGTCGCCATGGCGATTTGGTATCGGCTTCAACGTCCCTTTCGGCAATGTGGCGGATTACCCCAAGACCGGTCCGTTCCGTTACGAAATCACGACCGCCAGCCTGGCCGTCTACGATATCCAACCGACGGTTGCGTTTCAGGTTAACGAGCATCTGTCCCTCGGGGCGGGTGTAAATGTTTATCTTGGGGATACCCGGTTGAATCGTCAGGTTTCATTTTCCCCATTCCCCGATGGTCACATCCATTTCGGTGCGAAAGGGGATGCTGTCGGCGCCTCGGCTGGTTTGTTGTGGAAAATAACACCACAGCACTCCATCGGGTTATTGTACCGCAGTCCGTTCAACATCGATTTTAATGGCAATGGCAAGTTGGTCACCCCGCTCGGCAACCAACAGAAACCCGCCAATACGACGATCGAATTCCCACAGTTTGTCAAAGGCGGCTATGCGTTTCGACCGGTCCCGCAACTGAAATTGGAAGCCGACGTCGAATGGATAAATTGGGACACGTTGAATACCCTGACGCTACATGCGCCGGGCGCGGCCTTCAATGGAACAACGATTCCGTTCAATTGGAAGGACAGTTGGTACTATGAATTTGGCACCGAGTACGAGATCAACGAGCACTGGACGGTGCGTGGAGGTTATATTTTCTCCGTAAACACAGTGCCCAACAGCACATTTTCGCCGACAGTACCCGACTCGAACCGCCATGTGTTCAGCCTGGGTGGTGGTTATTCGACGGCGCGGTACAGTATCGACCTCGTCTACCAGTATAGCCTGTCGGTGGACCGCACGGTCAACAATGGTACGGTCGCGGACGGTACCTGGAAGAGCGACAACCACGCGGTAATGGTCACGACCAGCTTGAAATTCTGA
- a CDS encoding ATP-binding protein, producing the protein MKTALLLTNSAQTQRLLTDILGEKTNIVLLPPPTEPSQGQFDTLFSTWLPLADAVILDAVSLGETTRWAVDSLVASTLQEHQAVIVRVAAGQELAGSMPSGWLMVSDVDSAERLNQALGTFFELRDAQSKLKRVDAVMARQRQAVAPTAAGVPQQRSMAPPHMSAIGQSFEAYRYRDALKDLSRILSQYVDEGELLAEFLRLVRELLGVGKVGIFTRRLPGDLFAGQSAPGSRQFTAARSAGIAQHVAEHLRLSIDSGIGSYLVREARILRRTQMLDSLALDYDPEIAREFEALGTEVAVPIFDDDQLLGVLTFSGKITGEPLATEELELVYYLMAQLAQAVRNLHLRDRIAGQQRFVNEVLAHVQTGVVVVGQNSRVLAVNRRASELLELGGKVIVGQDSRQLPSRVADVVFETLQTGREIHQREVVLPPGHRPLGISATRFAMTAGSVVAGEGGWIAVALIEDLTQVKLQQTRSRELADKEFFTRLAARLSHELKNSLVSIKIFAQLLPERHDDKEFREQFSTTVANEVNRVDVLVNNLTFFAHPLLLVCEDLVLSDVIDTCVKNVTQEFGRKQVAHIIGVGEKAPEPSQAPVVTVKKNFAHKFARLEGDRIRLLQAFEHVLRNAVQCMPQGGRLTISTSDAQVTDYPDGNLPAGGGVRLEWQDTGGGIALEDLRRVTEPFVTTRNVGVGLGLTIVKKIVERHGGRLEIDSLLGRGTTIVMVLPLKAQPHPDDDLLRESLKTAASSPPSSAGDAARVRNRIAERWGADAGRQPDQS; encoded by the coding sequence GGGACAATTCGATACCCTTTTCTCGACGTGGTTACCGCTCGCAGACGCGGTCATCCTGGATGCCGTTTCCCTCGGGGAAACCACCCGTTGGGCAGTGGACTCCCTCGTGGCGTCCACCCTCCAGGAGCATCAGGCCGTGATCGTGCGCGTGGCTGCCGGGCAAGAGCTGGCGGGTTCCATGCCGTCCGGTTGGTTGATGGTTTCCGACGTGGATTCCGCAGAACGCTTGAACCAGGCCCTGGGCACGTTCTTCGAATTGCGCGATGCCCAATCCAAACTGAAACGGGTCGATGCCGTGATGGCGCGTCAACGACAAGCGGTTGCCCCGACGGCGGCCGGCGTCCCGCAACAGCGCTCAATGGCACCGCCGCACATGTCGGCCATCGGCCAATCGTTCGAGGCGTATCGGTACCGCGACGCGTTGAAGGATCTCTCGCGAATTCTCAGCCAATATGTGGATGAGGGCGAACTCCTTGCGGAGTTTTTGCGGCTGGTGCGCGAGTTACTCGGTGTCGGCAAGGTGGGGATTTTCACACGCCGTCTACCCGGGGACCTCTTTGCCGGCCAATCAGCCCCCGGGAGCAGGCAATTCACTGCTGCTCGTAGCGCCGGAATCGCGCAGCATGTTGCCGAGCATTTGCGGTTGAGCATCGATTCAGGTATTGGCTCTTATCTGGTACGCGAAGCCAGGATTCTCCGACGGACACAGATGCTGGATTCACTGGCCCTTGATTACGACCCGGAGATTGCCCGTGAGTTTGAAGCATTGGGGACCGAGGTGGCTGTGCCGATCTTCGATGATGACCAATTGTTGGGCGTGTTGACGTTCAGCGGCAAGATCACGGGCGAGCCCCTGGCGACCGAGGAATTGGAGCTGGTTTACTATTTGATGGCCCAGCTTGCGCAGGCAGTCCGCAACCTGCATTTGCGCGACCGGATTGCCGGCCAGCAACGGTTCGTCAACGAGGTGTTGGCGCACGTACAGACTGGCGTGGTTGTGGTCGGCCAAAACAGCCGCGTCCTTGCGGTCAACCGTCGCGCCAGCGAATTGCTTGAGTTGGGCGGCAAGGTAATTGTTGGCCAGGACAGCCGGCAGTTGCCGAGTCGTGTGGCCGATGTGGTGTTCGAGACTCTGCAGACGGGCCGCGAGATTCACCAGCGGGAGGTGGTGTTGCCGCCGGGACATCGCCCGCTCGGCATCAGCGCCACCCGTTTTGCCATGACGGCGGGCAGCGTGGTGGCCGGAGAGGGCGGGTGGATTGCGGTCGCGCTGATTGAGGACCTCACGCAGGTCAAGTTGCAGCAAACGCGCTCACGGGAGCTGGCTGACAAAGAATTTTTTACGCGCCTGGCGGCGCGCCTGTCGCACGAACTGAAGAATTCGCTGGTGTCCATCAAGATTTTCGCGCAACTTCTGCCAGAGCGACACGACGACAAGGAGTTTCGCGAGCAGTTCAGCACAACGGTCGCCAACGAAGTGAACCGGGTGGACGTGTTGGTCAATAATCTGACGTTCTTTGCCCATCCGTTGCTGTTGGTGTGTGAAGACCTCGTGTTGAGTGACGTCATCGACACCTGCGTCAAGAACGTCACGCAGGAATTCGGCCGCAAGCAGGTGGCACACATTATCGGTGTAGGCGAGAAGGCTCCTGAACCGTCCCAGGCGCCTGTGGTGACCGTGAAGAAGAATTTCGCGCACAAGTTTGCGCGGCTCGAAGGCGATCGCATCCGTCTGTTGCAGGCATTCGAGCACGTCTTGCGGAACGCGGTGCAGTGCATGCCGCAGGGCGGTCGGCTGACCATCAGCACGAGCGACGCACAGGTGACGGACTATCCTGACGGCAATCTGCCGGCGGGAGGAGGCGTACGCCTGGAATGGCAGGACACGGGCGGCGGGATTGCTCTGGAAGACTTGCGGCGCGTGACGGAACCATTCGTGACCACGCGTAACGTCGGCGTGGGATTGGGGCTGACGATTGTGAAAAAGATCGTCGAACGGCACGGTGGACGTTTGGAGATCGATAGCCTGCTGGGCCGCGGGACGACGATTGTGATGGTGCTGCCACTCAAGGCGCAGCCGCATCCCGATGATGATTTGTTACGGGAGAGTTTGAAGACGGCAGCGTCTTCTCCCCCATCAAGCGCGGGGGACGCCGCCAGGGTGCGCAACCGCATTGCCGAGCGTTGGGGTGCGGATGCGGGCCGACAGCCGGACCAGTCGTAA